In a single window of the Bacillus mycoides genome:
- a CDS encoding PadR family transcriptional regulator — translation MSMKLVILGLLLEGDKHPYEVQHIMKERQMDCYIKYAKGSLYYAFEQLEKQGAISITNIVRDTNRPDKTIFHITEEGKALFHTLLLKQFEAKNQIYKPIYSALSFAHFSDEQALVPILKKKRDDTMLYLHTMQTIYDHNKQLVPRAQLYILQSVIEHINVELRWLNTLLQDATAGRLSEIGVDND, via the coding sequence ATGAGCATGAAGTTAGTCATTCTCGGCTTGTTACTCGAAGGAGATAAACATCCCTATGAAGTGCAGCACATAATGAAAGAAAGACAAATGGATTGTTATATTAAATATGCCAAGGGATCGCTATACTACGCCTTCGAGCAATTAGAAAAACAAGGTGCGATTAGCATTACCAATATTGTTAGAGATACGAATAGACCAGATAAAACAATCTTCCATATAACAGAGGAAGGAAAAGCCCTTTTCCACACCTTATTATTAAAACAATTTGAAGCGAAAAACCAAATATATAAACCTATTTATTCAGCGCTCTCTTTCGCTCACTTTAGCGACGAACAAGCTCTAGTTCCTATTTTGAAAAAAAAGAGAGATGATACAATGCTCTATTTACATACAATGCAAACGATATACGATCATAATAAACAACTAGTTCCTCGTGCTCAACTATATATTCTACAAAGCGTCATTGAGCATATTAATGTTGAATTACGTTGGCTAAACACGCTCTTACAAGATGCAACTGCAGGTCGTCTTTCAGAAATAGGTGTAGATAATGATTAA
- a CDS encoding MDR family MFS transporter has product MEAQLSKNDSSKTKFVVAGLLLGILMAAMDNTIVATAMATIVGDLGGFDKFVWVTSAYMVATMAGMPIFGKLSDMYGRKRFFIGGLILFLFGSALCGTASSIEQLSIYRAIQGIGGGALMPIAFTIMYDIFPPEKRGKMTGLFGAVFGTSSVFGPLLGAYITDYISWHWVFYINIPLGLISFFFITKYYSESLEYRKQKIDWAGAITLVISIVCLMFALELGGKEYAWDSNVIIGLFSTVVILLIIFFFVERNATEPIISFHLFKKPLFAASQGVAFFYGAAFIICTVYIPIFVQGVLGGSASNAGLILTPMMVGSVIGSQTGGQLASRTSYRNIMTVSGVFFVLGIYLLSTLTMETPRTLVTMFMVLAGLGVGFSFSVLSMASIHKLEMRDRGSATSTNSFFRSLGMTLGVTIFGTIQNHVFTDKLKAVFPPELEKMAPKGGDTSFLLSPNATEKLPPEVLSGIKEALATSIANTFFWALIPATLSIICILLMGNERLLTGPKTKQKQKQVS; this is encoded by the coding sequence TTGGAAGCACAACTATCAAAAAACGATTCAAGTAAAACAAAATTTGTTGTTGCTGGTTTACTACTTGGTATTCTAATGGCAGCAATGGATAACACAATTGTCGCAACTGCGATGGCAACGATTGTCGGAGACTTAGGAGGGTTCGACAAATTCGTTTGGGTCACATCCGCCTACATGGTAGCAACAATGGCCGGAATGCCTATTTTCGGTAAGCTGTCTGATATGTACGGACGGAAACGCTTTTTTATTGGCGGATTAATTCTCTTCTTATTTGGTTCTGCACTTTGCGGGACAGCATCAAGTATTGAACAACTAAGTATTTATAGAGCCATTCAAGGAATTGGTGGCGGCGCTCTTATGCCTATCGCATTTACAATTATGTATGATATATTCCCGCCTGAAAAACGCGGAAAAATGACCGGACTATTTGGTGCTGTTTTCGGAACATCTAGTGTTTTCGGACCTTTATTAGGTGCTTACATTACAGATTATATAAGTTGGCACTGGGTCTTCTATATTAATATTCCGTTAGGACTTATTTCCTTCTTCTTCATTACTAAATACTATAGCGAGTCTCTAGAATATCGAAAACAAAAAATTGACTGGGCTGGTGCTATTACGCTTGTCATTAGTATCGTTTGCTTAATGTTTGCTTTAGAACTTGGTGGTAAAGAATATGCATGGGACTCTAATGTGATTATTGGTTTATTTTCAACTGTTGTTATTCTGCTTATTATTTTCTTCTTCGTAGAAAGAAACGCAACCGAGCCTATTATTTCTTTCCATTTATTTAAAAAACCTTTATTTGCAGCTAGCCAAGGTGTTGCCTTTTTCTATGGCGCAGCTTTTATCATCTGTACAGTTTATATTCCAATCTTCGTTCAAGGTGTTCTCGGTGGTTCAGCCTCAAATGCTGGGTTAATTTTGACACCTATGATGGTAGGATCTGTAATCGGAAGTCAAACTGGTGGACAATTAGCTTCACGAACAAGTTATCGTAACATCATGACAGTATCTGGAGTTTTCTTCGTTCTTGGTATTTATTTACTAAGTACTTTAACTATGGAAACACCTCGTACACTCGTAACAATGTTTATGGTGCTTGCTGGACTTGGAGTTGGATTCTCCTTCTCAGTTTTAAGTATGGCATCTATCCACAAATTAGAAATGAGAGATCGCGGTTCTGCTACATCCACGAACTCATTCTTCCGTTCACTTGGAATGACCCTTGGCGTCACGATTTTCGGTACGATTCAAAATCATGTTTTCACTGATAAATTAAAAGCAGTCTTTCCTCCTGAACTAGAAAAAATGGCTCCTAAAGGTGGAGACACAAGCTTTTTATTATCACCAAATGCTACTGAAAAGCTACCTCCTGAAGTACTGAGCGGAATTAAAGAGGCTCTTGCAACATCTATTGCTAATACATTTTTCTGGGCACTTATCCCAGCTACGCTAAGTATAATTTGTATTTTACTTATGGGAAATGAACGTCTTTTAACAGGACCAAAAACAAAGCAAAAACAAAAACAAGTAAGCTAA
- a CDS encoding phage holin, which produces MPQKENLLDIMRLLAGFLLSLKLLFNSFGINFITNDQIDAIVNVISFLFILYFGYKNNYIGKKGVEQKKLLKKHNLH; this is translated from the coding sequence ATGCCTCAAAAAGAAAATCTATTAGATATTATGCGCTTACTAGCTGGCTTTTTGTTATCATTAAAATTACTATTTAACTCTTTCGGAATAAACTTCATTACAAACGATCAAATTGACGCTATAGTAAATGTTATTTCATTTCTATTCATTCTATATTTTGGATACAAAAATAACTATATTGGAAAAAAGGGAGTGGAACAAAAGAAATTACTCAAGAAGCACAATCTTCATTAA
- a CDS encoding diguanylate cyclase domain-containing protein, which produces MKHKGKISGLLLGNTVAVTEWIALQDVIAKLDSRSFLTFFIIYILQMILSYYFGHWYDKRTNTRVNIEVGGMTNNDFVVDFFGKVAALSERDSRNITVYILSVKEWDVLKDTVQEKKLDELVQRVERTIVKTVRKGDVVTRWDENKYVIVAVDNGYEKSTITSRLIKNIQNEIANDLLSVTLLFGAASYPIEGKTFEDLFRKAQNQLYNYRNLQSHE; this is translated from the coding sequence ATGAAACATAAAGGGAAAATTAGTGGGTTATTACTTGGGAACACAGTTGCGGTTACAGAATGGATTGCACTTCAGGATGTAATTGCTAAGCTAGATTCGAGATCATTTTTAACCTTCTTTATTATTTATATATTGCAAATGATACTAAGCTATTATTTTGGACATTGGTACGATAAAAGAACGAATACGCGTGTAAATATTGAAGTAGGAGGAATGACGAATAACGATTTTGTCGTTGATTTTTTTGGAAAAGTAGCTGCTTTATCAGAAAGAGATTCTCGTAATATTACAGTGTATATTCTTTCCGTAAAAGAATGGGATGTATTAAAAGACACAGTGCAAGAAAAAAAGTTAGATGAGCTAGTCCAAAGAGTAGAACGTACAATTGTAAAGACAGTTCGAAAAGGCGATGTAGTTACGAGGTGGGATGAAAATAAATATGTTATCGTAGCTGTTGATAATGGCTATGAAAAGTCAACAATAACAAGTAGATTAATCAAAAATATTCAAAATGAAATAGCGAATGATTTATTAAGTGTCACACTATTATTTGGGGCTGCAAGTTATCCTATAGAAGGGAAAACTTTTGAAGATTTGTTTAGAAAGGCACAAAATCAATTGTATAATTATAGAAACTTGCAAAGTCATGAATGA
- a CDS encoding YkyA family protein yields the protein MLKYNKLAIVTALSMTLLAGCFGPKPEEELYVAFENAAKQEKTMFEDAKKLESLEKEGQVLYNQIVQEGKDNNQAVKDKLDQAVKNTAEREKVLIKEKEALNKAQEEVKSADKHVKKIEDNKLKEQADKVKSTYEKRHDSFQKMYDSYNKSLKQEKELYTMLQDKGTKLKDISEKVKVVNQAYKDIETEKDKFNEYTKSYNTEKVAFYKQANIKIKEDKK from the coding sequence ATGTTGAAATATAATAAATTAGCAATTGTAACTGCATTATCAATGACTTTACTAGCTGGTTGTTTTGGCCCAAAACCAGAAGAGGAGCTATATGTTGCATTTGAAAATGCTGCCAAGCAAGAAAAAACAATGTTTGAAGATGCGAAAAAATTAGAGTCATTAGAGAAAGAGGGTCAAGTATTATATAATCAAATTGTCCAAGAAGGAAAAGATAATAATCAGGCTGTTAAGGATAAGCTTGATCAAGCGGTGAAAAATACAGCTGAACGAGAAAAAGTTCTTATTAAAGAAAAAGAGGCGTTAAATAAAGCGCAAGAAGAAGTGAAGTCAGCTGATAAGCATGTGAAGAAAATTGAAGATAATAAATTAAAAGAACAGGCTGATAAAGTAAAGAGTACTTATGAGAAACGACATGATTCATTCCAAAAGATGTACGATAGCTATAATAAATCTTTAAAGCAAGAAAAAGAATTATATACAATGCTACAAGATAAAGGTACAAAATTAAAAGATATTAGCGAGAAAGTAAAGGTAGTAAACCAAGCATATAAAGATATTGAGACAGAAAAAGATAAGTTTAATGAATATACGAAATCATATAATACAGAAAAAGTTGCATTCTATAAACAAGCTAATATTAAAATTAAGGAAGATAAAAAATAA
- a CDS encoding YkyB family protein, which translates to MKPSQPQSPLHNQHSINRLAQSIFVVNRHAKAATNPKYLYWLKKTALERLITEKKAIKEGLHFSRNPRFSQQQSDVLIRLGDYFFHIPPTKDDFRTLPHLGHLESSYRNPKTTLSLTIAKKTLQDYIGPEALKQEKKLSEPVPWYSRTYTKK; encoded by the coding sequence ATGAAACCTTCACAACCACAATCTCCATTGCATAATCAACATTCTATTAATAGACTAGCTCAATCTATTTTCGTTGTGAATCGTCATGCTAAAGCTGCAACTAACCCTAAGTACTTATATTGGTTAAAAAAGACTGCTTTAGAACGCTTAATTACTGAAAAAAAGGCTATCAAAGAAGGATTACATTTTTCTAGAAATCCACGTTTTAGTCAACAACAATCCGATGTTCTTATACGTTTAGGTGATTATTTTTTCCATATCCCTCCTACGAAAGATGATTTTCGCACCCTACCGCATCTTGGTCACCTTGAATCCTCCTATCGAAATCCGAAAACAACCTTATCTTTAACAATAGCAAAAAAAACACTTCAAGATTATATTGGTCCTGAAGCATTAAAACAGGAAAAAAAATTAAGCGAACCAGTTCCATGGTATAGCCGTACCTATACAAAAAAATAA
- a CDS encoding Ppx/GppA family phosphatase, whose amino-acid sequence MFQKFDNERVRSLKEILKLQYAIIDIGSNTMRLVIYEKQNGGFYKEIENTKVVARLRNYLIDGVLNEEGKEVLLQTLFQFQESTKFHQLHHVLCVATATIRQAENQEEIKKLVEGQTDFTLRVLSEYEEARYGYLAVMNSTSFSEGITVDIGGGSTEVTYIKNREILEYHSFPFGALSLKHLFIKGDIPTKDELEEIREYLECQFRTLPWLIDKKLPLIAIGGSARNLAKIHQNLTNYPIAGVHLYKMKEEDIENVKGALEKQSFIELQKMEGLAKDRADTIIPAVEVFHKLVNITEATAFVLSKKGLREGVFYEELTKDLGISYYPNVVEESLHLLSHEYEMDMEFVIQLIKHGRLICKQLEEMGLISVSIKDWEAFHQAAKVFNIGKYIDEEASRLHTFYLLANKTIDGMMHKDRVRLALIASYKSKMLFKQHLSPFEGWFDKSEQKKIRLLGAVLQFSAALNVRQRSLVDTISITENKEGLTFRILCEQSALAEKVQAEKQKKQLERVLKTNIHLSFESKR is encoded by the coding sequence ATGTTTCAGAAATTTGATAATGAAAGAGTGAGAAGTTTGAAAGAAATATTAAAATTACAATATGCCATTATAGATATTGGATCTAATACAATGCGTTTAGTTATTTATGAAAAGCAAAATGGAGGTTTTTATAAAGAAATTGAAAATACGAAAGTGGTTGCTCGGTTAAGAAATTATTTAATCGATGGTGTTTTGAATGAAGAAGGTAAAGAAGTATTGTTACAAACATTATTTCAATTTCAAGAAAGTACAAAATTCCATCAGTTGCATCATGTACTTTGTGTTGCAACGGCAACAATTAGACAGGCTGAGAATCAAGAGGAGATTAAAAAACTTGTTGAAGGACAAACAGACTTTACTCTTAGAGTATTATCAGAATATGAGGAAGCACGTTACGGCTATTTAGCAGTTATGAATTCTACTTCGTTTTCGGAAGGAATAACAGTAGATATTGGTGGCGGAAGTACGGAAGTTACATATATTAAAAATAGAGAGATTTTAGAGTACCATAGTTTTCCTTTTGGTGCGCTTTCTTTAAAACATCTATTTATTAAAGGTGATATTCCTACTAAAGATGAATTAGAGGAAATTCGAGAGTATTTAGAGTGTCAATTTCGAACGTTACCATGGTTAATTGATAAGAAATTGCCTCTTATTGCAATTGGTGGTAGTGCGAGAAACTTAGCGAAAATCCACCAAAATTTAACAAACTATCCTATAGCGGGAGTACATTTATACAAAATGAAAGAAGAAGATATTGAAAATGTAAAAGGTGCATTGGAAAAACAATCGTTTATCGAACTTCAGAAAATGGAAGGATTGGCAAAAGATCGAGCTGATACAATTATTCCAGCGGTTGAAGTATTTCATAAACTTGTAAATATTACAGAAGCAACGGCATTTGTATTAAGCAAAAAAGGATTAAGAGAAGGTGTTTTCTATGAAGAGTTGACGAAAGATTTAGGGATTTCATATTATCCGAATGTAGTTGAAGAAAGCTTACATTTGTTATCACACGAATATGAAATGGATATGGAATTTGTCATTCAACTTATTAAACATGGAAGATTGATTTGTAAACAACTCGAAGAAATGGGACTGATTTCTGTTTCAATAAAAGACTGGGAAGCATTCCATCAAGCAGCGAAAGTATTTAATATTGGAAAATATATAGACGAAGAAGCGAGTCGTTTACACACGTTTTATTTATTGGCAAATAAAACAATTGACGGCATGATGCATAAAGATCGAGTGAGGTTAGCGCTTATTGCATCTTATAAATCAAAAATGCTATTTAAACAACATTTATCTCCATTTGAAGGTTGGTTTGATAAAAGCGAACAAAAAAAAATCCGCCTATTAGGCGCTGTTTTACAATTTTCAGCTGCTTTAAATGTAAGACAAAGATCGCTTGTTGATACGATATCCATAACAGAAAATAAAGAAGGATTAACGTTTAGAATTTTATGTGAGCAATCGGCATTAGCAGAAAAAGTACAAGCTGAAAAACAAAAAAAGCAGCTAGAAAGAGTATTGAAAACAAATATTCACTTATCATTCGAATCAAAACGTTAA
- a CDS encoding polyphosphate kinase — translation MELLKGNLVNLNDTAYYNNRELSWLAFNERVLQEAQDENNPLLERLKFISIFSSNLDEFFMVRVAGLKDQVSAGFNQPENKAGLTPKKQLNKIAIKSHELMTVQYETFKNYVLPALELEGIERLTFHDLTKEQREFIEEYFDEQIFPVLTPVSIDAYRPFPMLLNKSLNLATILYDEQQAAEENRTKLGIVQVPSLLERFIFLPSEGQKHKFILLEDVISGFTHKLFTGYNVSPVTRFRITRNADLTIHEEGARDLLKVIEKELKKRKWGAAVRLEVGKEHIDERVLALLYDVLEVKDEDVYMMDGPLDLTCLFSLYKKLAPLYEHLVYPALIPQPPQDLGDEEDVFEKAIEHDILLHHPFESFQPVVDFVRDAADDSNVLAIKQTLYRVSGDSPIIQALKVAAEKGKQVTVLVELKARFDEENNVHWAKELEQAGCHVIYGVSHLKTHSKITLVVRRRNGKIERFVHLGTGNYNDATAKLYTDFGYITSRKDFGVDATNFFNYLSGYTKKPHFHHLSVAPFDIREQFMELIDEEIRYHRQYGNGYIIAKMNSLTDKPLIKKMYEASQAGVRVELIVRGTCCLRPGIPNVSENIRVVSVVGRYLEHSRIYYFHHNGDEKIYLSSADLMTRNMEKRVEISFPILDIEMKARIKAILQLVLADNVKTREQNKDGDYYYIINSSIEEIDSQVNLFKMAYQNTDAE, via the coding sequence ATGGAATTGCTAAAGGGGAATTTAGTAAATTTAAATGATACAGCGTATTATAATAATCGTGAATTAAGCTGGCTAGCATTTAATGAACGTGTATTACAAGAAGCGCAAGATGAAAATAATCCACTATTAGAAAGACTAAAGTTTATTAGTATTTTTAGTTCGAATTTAGATGAATTTTTTATGGTGCGCGTAGCAGGTTTGAAAGATCAAGTAAGTGCGGGATTTAATCAGCCAGAAAATAAAGCAGGTTTAACACCAAAGAAACAGTTAAATAAGATTGCGATAAAATCGCATGAGTTAATGACTGTGCAGTATGAAACGTTTAAAAATTATGTATTGCCAGCGCTTGAACTAGAGGGGATTGAGCGTTTAACATTCCATGATTTGACGAAAGAGCAAAGGGAATTTATCGAGGAGTATTTTGATGAACAAATATTTCCGGTTTTAACCCCTGTATCTATTGATGCGTATCGTCCATTTCCAATGTTATTAAATAAAAGTTTGAATTTAGCTACTATTTTATATGATGAGCAACAGGCTGCGGAAGAAAATCGTACGAAGTTAGGAATTGTACAAGTGCCTTCATTACTGGAGCGTTTCATATTTTTACCGAGTGAAGGGCAAAAACATAAATTTATTTTATTAGAAGATGTAATTAGTGGTTTTACTCATAAACTATTCACAGGATATAACGTATCACCTGTTACTCGTTTCCGTATTACACGTAATGCGGATTTAACGATCCATGAAGAAGGTGCACGCGATTTATTAAAAGTAATTGAAAAAGAATTGAAAAAGCGTAAGTGGGGAGCTGCCGTTCGTTTAGAAGTTGGTAAAGAACACATTGATGAAAGAGTGTTAGCGTTATTGTATGATGTGTTAGAAGTAAAAGATGAAGATGTGTACATGATGGATGGACCGTTAGATTTAACATGTTTATTCTCCTTATATAAAAAATTAGCGCCTTTATATGAACATCTAGTATATCCGGCTCTTATTCCTCAACCTCCTCAAGATTTAGGTGATGAGGAAGATGTATTTGAAAAAGCGATAGAACATGATATTTTATTACACCATCCCTTTGAGTCGTTTCAGCCAGTCGTTGATTTTGTCCGTGATGCGGCAGATGACTCGAATGTACTTGCGATCAAACAAACATTATATCGTGTAAGTGGAGATTCTCCAATAATTCAGGCGCTGAAGGTAGCAGCTGAAAAAGGAAAACAAGTGACGGTATTGGTTGAGTTAAAGGCAAGGTTTGATGAAGAGAATAATGTTCATTGGGCTAAAGAATTGGAACAGGCCGGATGTCACGTTATTTACGGAGTAAGTCACTTGAAAACGCATAGTAAAATTACGTTAGTTGTAAGAAGAAGAAACGGAAAAATTGAAAGGTTTGTACATCTTGGAACCGGAAATTATAATGATGCAACAGCGAAGTTGTATACCGATTTTGGATATATTACATCGCGAAAAGACTTTGGTGTAGATGCAACAAATTTCTTTAATTATTTGAGTGGTTATACAAAAAAACCGCATTTTCATCATTTATCTGTTGCCCCGTTTGATATAAGAGAGCAGTTTATGGAGTTAATAGATGAGGAAATCCGTTATCATAGACAATATGGAAATGGATATATTATCGCTAAAATGAATTCGTTAACAGATAAACCATTAATAAAAAAAATGTATGAAGCATCACAAGCTGGGGTAAGGGTAGAGCTCATCGTTAGAGGGACATGTTGTTTAAGACCTGGGATTCCGAATGTAAGTGAAAATATTCGTGTAGTTAGTGTTGTTGGAAGATATTTAGAACATAGTCGTATTTATTATTTCCATCATAATGGAGATGAAAAAATATATTTATCTTCAGCTGATTTGATGACGCGAAATATGGAAAAACGAGTAGAAATATCCTTCCCAATTTTAGATATTGAAATGAAAGCGAGAATAAAGGCAATTTTACAGCTGGTTTTAGCTGATAATGTGAAAACACGTGAACAAAATAAAGATGGTGACTATTATTATATAATTAATAGTAGTATAGAAGAAATTGATAGCCAAGTGAATTTATTTAAGATGGCGTATCAAAATACAGACGCTGAATAG
- a CDS encoding metallophosphoesterase, whose translation MKKITRRNFLKSGIRTCLYSFITASIGYYYAKYIEPYLLSFTQHTLKSPLIPKGFHGMKILQFSDLHLGYYFSLQHLSQIVSKINAEKPDIVLFTGDLIDDYQTYTEASFVASILKNIQAPFGKFSIYGNHDHGGYGTEYYDHIMRESGFELLQNSEKRIRLLDNSEISIFGLDDMLLGKPKIAETLQHAKQNIYTIVLVHEPDIAPQIATYPINLQLSGHSHGGQVQIPFLGAIITPSLAKEYIEGFYNIQGLTLYVNRGIGRTRVPFRFMSKPEITLFILQHS comes from the coding sequence TTTAAAATCTGGAATACGCACTTGTCTATATTCATTTATAACCGCAAGCATCGGCTATTATTATGCTAAATATATAGAGCCCTATTTGCTTTCTTTTACGCAACACACACTTAAATCACCGCTCATACCAAAAGGTTTTCATGGTATGAAGATCCTTCAATTTAGCGATTTACATCTAGGATACTATTTCTCTCTCCAACATTTATCTCAAATCGTTTCCAAGATTAATGCTGAAAAGCCAGATATTGTCCTTTTTACTGGTGACCTCATTGATGATTACCAAACATATACCGAGGCTTCTTTTGTTGCATCCATTTTAAAGAATATACAGGCACCCTTCGGTAAATTTTCTATTTATGGTAACCACGACCATGGCGGATATGGAACTGAATACTATGATCACATCATGCGCGAATCTGGATTTGAACTTTTGCAAAATAGCGAAAAGCGAATTCGTTTACTGGATAATAGTGAAATTTCTATTTTCGGACTCGATGATATGCTACTGGGTAAACCAAAAATAGCGGAAACTTTACAACATGCAAAACAAAATATTTATACAATTGTTCTCGTTCACGAACCAGATATCGCGCCACAAATCGCTACATATCCAATCAATCTTCAACTTTCTGGTCATAGCCATGGGGGACAAGTACAAATTCCTTTTTTAGGTGCTATTATTACCCCGTCGCTTGCAAAAGAATATATTGAAGGTTTCTATAACATTCAAGGTTTGACTCTCTATGTCAATCGAGGTATTGGAAGAACACGTGTCCCATTCCGCTTTATGTCAAAACCTGAAATTACACTCTTCATCCTACAACATTCGTAA